One window from the genome of Salvia miltiorrhiza cultivar Shanhuang (shh) chromosome 7, IMPLAD_Smil_shh, whole genome shotgun sequence encodes:
- the LOC130994263 gene encoding uncharacterized protein LOC130994263: MVYGKRCHLPVELEHKAFWVVNKVNYDWDKAGQARKLEIQELKEIRREAYDNAVLYKERMKKSHDALITNKQFSFGQKVLLYQTRFKFAQGKLSTKWTGPFEVQTQFPNGAVEIKNPKSGGVFKVNGQRLKAYYRHKPDAGEELDLNPATNILG; encoded by the coding sequence ATGGTGTATGGCAAGAGGTGCCATCTACCGGTGGAATTGGAGCACAAGGCCTTCTGGGTAGTGAATAAAGTGAATTATGACTGGGATAAGGCAGGTCAAGCAAGGAAACTAGAGATCCAAGAGCTCAAAGAAATCAGAAGAGAGGCATACGACAATGCTGTTCTCTACAAGGAAAGGATGAAGAAAAGCCACGACGCCTTGATCACAAACAAGCAATTCAGCTTTGGGCAAAAGGTTCTCCTGTACCAAACACGGTTCAAATTTGCGCAAGGCAAGCTGAGTACCAAATGGACCGGCCCATTTGAAGTGCAAACCCAATTCCCGAACGGGGCCGTCGAGATAAAGAATCCAAAGTCTGGAGGAGTGTTCAAGGTGAATGGACAAAGGTTGAAAGCCTATTATAGGCATAAACCCGATGCTGGGGAAGAACTGGATCTCAACCCAGCCACAAACATCCTGGGTTGA